The window TCATACGCACGATCGTGTGGAGATTGAATTCTGTCATCAATTTCTTCTTGATATTTGTCTTTACATCAGATCCGAACAGGAAACCGTCTGGAAGAATCACTGCCGCGCGACCGTTCTTCTTGAGCCTGTACATGATGACATCAATGAACAGATCGGCGGTCTCGCTGCTCCTGAGTTCTGGAGGGAAATTACTCTTGACAGTTTCCTTCTCAGTACCACCGTACGGAGGATTCATGATGATGACATCGAACTTATCCTCTTCCTTGTAATCCCTGACATTCTTCTCCAGAGAATTGTCATGATAAATCCTAGGATTGTCCAGATCGTGGAGGATCATGTTTGTGATACAGAGCAGATATGGAAGGCCGACTTTCTCAATTCCGAAGAGCGATTCGTTGATAAGCTGACGCTGATCTGTTGAGTTCACTGACTTTTCCAGATGTTTGATGGTTGATGTGAGGAAACCTCCTGTGCCGCAGGCAAAATCGGCTACAGTCTCACCGATTTTAGGATCGATCATCGCCACCATGAAGTCAGTGACAGCCCTTGGGGTATAGAACTGCCCATTGTCACCCATATTCTGTATTTCTCTGAGCATGGTCTCGTAAATCTCATTGAATGCGTGACGGTCCTGATAGCTTTCGAAGTTGATCTGGTCGATTATGTTCACGACTTCTCTAAGGATCACCCCATCCTTCATGTAATTATGAATATCACTGAATACAGCCTTAACAACAGCTTGCCTGATGGGGGTGTCTTCATTGATGACAAGATTGGAAAGAGTGGGGAAAAGACCATTATCTATGAAATCCAAAAGATCCTTGCTGGTTAGTGCCTTTCCATCCTTGTTGTCATGTGCCCAGTTCTTCCATCTGTACTGCTCCGGTATGATTGACTGGTAATGGGGATCGTAGAACTCCCAATCGTCCTCTTTGGAATCGTACACTTTGAGGAAAAGGATCCATGTCAACTCCTCTAAGCGCTGCGCATCGCCTGACAGACCTGCATCCATCCTCATCTTGTCCCTTATGGTCTTGATCATCGATTTGATTTCCATTCACTGAGCCTCCACTGAATACAGCAGCTGCTGTATGTGTTTGATTGTATCGAAATAACCGTCCCTGCCACCGAATTGACGGGCGATCGCAGAGACGCCTCCGAACTTGTTGAATTCGGATAATTTGAGCAATTCGGGTTCGGAGATGTCCTGATTGGGGGTGCTGCCGTATTTGTCCAGGATAGTATCTATGATCTCCTTGGCCGTACCAGAGAACTGCTGGAAATACGGGTCATTCCTTATTCCTTCTACGCGCTCGGTCTTGGTCAAAGGTTCTATATCATAGGCGAGGTAACGCAGCATATCAAAGTCATCCAAATCCGGACGGTTCAAACGCTCCCTAAGCTCTTCCACCAGGACGCCATGCTCCTCGAATTCCTTGATGATTGCCTTCTTACGGTCTTCTGAATTCCACTTATTGAGGAAATCCTCCAAAGTCGGACACATGCCTGTCAATTTCTTCTTGGAGTAGTCTACGACATTGGTTGTCGTGAGACCATCGACTCCGTAGATGCGAGTGATCTCAGTCTCTATCTCAACAGATACCTGGCCTTTGACAAATGCCTT is drawn from Thermoplasmata archaeon and contains these coding sequences:
- a CDS encoding SAM-dependent DNA methyltransferase gives rise to the protein MEIKSMIKTIRDKMRMDAGLSGDAQRLEELTWILFLKVYDSKEDDWEFYDPHYQSIIPEQYRWKNWAHDNKDGKALTSKDLLDFIDNGLFPTLSNLVINEDTPIRQAVVKAVFSDIHNYMKDGVILREVVNIIDQINFESYQDRHAFNEIYETMLREIQNMGDNGQFYTPRAVTDFMVAMIDPKIGETVADFACGTGGFLTSTIKHLEKSVNSTDQRQLINESLFGIEKVGLPYLLCITNMILHDLDNPRIYHDNSLEKNVRDYKEEDKFDVIIMNPPYGGTEKETVKSNFPPELRSSETADLFIDVIMYRLKKNGRAAVILPDGFLFGSDVKTNIKKKLMTEFNLHTIVRMTNDVFAPYTTIRTNILFFDNNGPTKETWVYRMDMPEGYKHFSKTKPIKLEHFKPVVDWWNDRKEILVDDNPKAKLFSFKEIEEGGFNLDLCGFPQEVTEILPPDEVIRNYREQRAELTAKIDSILDEIESILDGAKDA